A stretch of the Argentina anserina chromosome 6, drPotAnse1.1, whole genome shotgun sequence genome encodes the following:
- the LOC126799770 gene encoding rop guanine nucleotide exchange factor 7-like, protein MEATFTHQEEREGAHLQNHHQQLKLCLPLVRYRGDNTQNPFSIFGFCLSKYIRSLYSRARISNSCCLGRLSYNGMVVNNSVFCDSIEEGEAAMEGFVEKSEGLDEIVGKVETSEELNEIEEKGRESCSSSDFLTSETTGHEEQSHSSSEESSSPPSLGWPVQKSESPDCIKENGTEAHLDDRKLQKQGSTISETELMKERFAKLLLGEDMSGCGNGVSTALALSNAITNLCATLFGQLWRLEPLPREKKLMWRREMEWLLCVSDHIVELVPSWQTFPDGSKLEVMSCRPRSDLYVNLPALRKLDNMLLEILDGFNDTEFWYVDQGILAPDADGSTSFRRAFQRQEEKWWLPVPRVPPGGLHETTRKQLQHKRDCTNQILKAAMAINSITLADIAVPESYLEALPKNARASLGDVIYRYISSDQFSAECLLDCLDLSSEHQAIEIANRVESSIYLWRQKTNSKPKNNNTRNSSKSSWEMVKEMMVVDADKGELLAERAESLLISLKQRFPRLPQTSLDMSKIQCNKDVGKSILESYSRVLESLAFNIVARIDDLLYVDDLTTHSDQFPSRHSDQFPSISKVSVISHKATPIPYTSVPISSTPYKTAYATPNFSPAQRASPLRVERSPFMTNAKISPQRGLGVKKVLTDYLSIDTKGKTYSNPTEMPDSASDTMQATLASHMGLGSFESSSASSSPVTQDSDTQERIHI, encoded by the exons ATGGAAGCAACTTTCACTCACCAAGAGGAAAGAGAAGGAGCCCATCTACAAAACCATCACCAACAACTCAAGCTTTGTCTTCCATTGGTGAGGTACAGAGGAGACAATACCCAGAACCCATTTTCCATCtttgggttttgcttgtcCAAGTACATAAGAAGCCTCTATTCCAGAGCTAGAATCTCTAATTCGTGTTGCTTAGGGAGGCTGAGTTATAATGGTATGGTGGTGAACAACTCTGTGTTTTGTGATTcaattgaagaaggagaagctgCAATGGAGGGTTTCGTTGAGAAAAGTGAGGGGCTTGATGAAATTGTGGGTAAAGTTGAGACCTCTGAGGAGTTGAACGAGATTGAGGAGAAGGGCCGTGAGAGCTGTTCAAGTTCTGATTTTTTGACATCTGAGACTACAGGGCATGAGGAGCAGAGTCACAGTAGCTCTGAGGAGTCATCTTCTCCACCCTCATTGGGTTGGCCTGTTCAGAAATCTGAGTCACCAGATTGTATTAAAGAGAATGGGACTGAAGCCCATTTGGATGATAGGAAATTACAGAAACAAGGGTCTACGATATCAG AGACCGAGTTGATGAAGGAGAGGTTTGCGAAATTGCTGCTTGGAGAAGATATGTCAGGCTGTGGAAATGGGGTTTCTACAGCATTGGCTTTATCAAATGCCATTACTAATCTTTGTG CAACCCTATTTGGGCAACTTTGGAGACTAGAACCTCTACCGCGGGAGAAGAAATTAATGTGGCGAAGAGAGATGGAATGGCTTCTTTGTGTGAGTGATCACATTGTTGAGTTGGTACCATCTTGGCAGACATTCCCAGATGGAAGCAAATTGGAG GTCATGAGTTGCAGACCTCGCTCGGATCTTTATGTTAATCTCCCCGCCCTTCGCAAATTGGATAACATGCTTCTT GAAATATTAGATGGTTTTAATGATACAGAGTTCTGGTATGTTGACCAAGGCATTCTGGCTCCAGATGCTGATGGGTCAACCTCCTTCCGAAGAGCATTTCAGCGCCAAGAAGAGAAGTGGTGGCTTCCTGTGCCCCGAGTTCCTCCTGGTGGACTCCATGAAACTACAAGAAAGCAATTGCAGCACAAGCGTGATTGCACGAATCAAATTCTTAAAGCTGCGATGGCGATCAATAGTATCACTTTAGCTGATATTGCAGTCCCTGAATCATATCTGGAAGCTCTTCCAAAG AATGCAAGAGCAAGCTTAGGTGATGTTATCTATCGATACATTTCATCAGATCAATTCTCAGCTGAGTGTCTACTTGATTGCCTTGATCTGTCCTCTGAACATCAAGCTATAGAAATTGCCAACAGAGTCGAGTCGTCAATCTACTTGTGGCGCCAAAAGACAAactcaaaaccaaaaaataacaataccAGAAATAGTTCAAAGTCATCATGGGAAATGGTTAAGGAAATGATGGTTGTTGATGCAGATAAAGGGGAGTTACTTGCAGAAAGAGCCGAAAGTCTCTTAATTTCATTGAAGCAACGCTTCCCCCGTCTTCCACAGACATCCCTTGATATGAGCAAGATTCAGTGCAATAAG GATGTAGGGAAATCAATCTTGGAGAGCTATTCAAGGGTTCTTGAGAGCCTGGCATTCAACATCGTGGCACGCATTGATGATCTGCTTTATGTAGATGACTTGACAACACATTCAGATCAGTTCCCATCAAGGCATTCAGATCAATTCCCATCAATCTCCAAAGTTAGTGTGATTTCACACAAGGCAACTCCTATTCCATATACATCAGTGCCCATCTCAAGCACTCCATATAAAACAGCTTATGCCACACCAAATTTTTCACCTGCACAGCGAGCTAGCCCTCTCAGGGTAGAAAGATCACCATTTATGACCAACGCCAAGATTTCTCCTCAACGCGGATTAGGCGTGAAGAAAGTTCTGACTGATTATCTTAGCATTGATACAAAAGGAAAGACCTACAGCAACCCAACTGAGATGCCGGATTCAGCTTCAGACACAATGCAAGCAACTCTTGCATCTCATATGGGACTAGGTTCTTTTGAATCTTCAAGCGCATCAAGCAGCCCGGTGACTCAGGACTCAGATACACAAGAAAGAATCCACATTTGA
- the LOC126799777 gene encoding LOW QUALITY PROTEIN: putative receptor protein kinase ZmPK1 (The sequence of the model RefSeq protein was modified relative to this genomic sequence to represent the inferred CDS: inserted 2 bases in 1 codon; deleted 1 base in 1 codon; substituted 1 base at 1 genomic stop codon), with product MKLFKKKKRVVAVKKLVDIHQGEDVFWAEVSTIGKVNHMNLVRIWGFCSEDEHKLLVSEFVENGLWSLDKHLFASNLLGWKERFKVALGVAKGLAYLHHECLERLIHCDVKPENILLDSDLSQKIADFGLSKLTQRDRLASIXSQIRGTKGYMAPEWAMNLRITAKVDVYSYGVVILEIVEGIRLTSWVLEDNEEEQEAEITRFVREAKNXVQHGKESWIDDVADPRLEGQFSRKQAAKMVEIGIACVEEDRNKRPTMDTVIHTTDFARM from the exons ATGAagttgtttaaaaaaaaaaaaagagtagtAGCTGTCAAGAAATTGGTGGACATTCATCAAGGAGAAGATGTATTTTGGGCAGAAGTAAGCACAATTGGCAAAGTCAATCACATGAACCTAGTGAGAATTTGGGGATTTTGCTCAGAAGATGAGCACAAATTACTGGTTTCTGAATTTGTTGAAAATGGA CTTTGGAGTTTGGACAAGCACTTGTTTGCCTCAAACTTACTTGGATGGAAAGAAAGGTTTAAAGTTGCACTAGGGGTAGCGAAGGGTTTAGCCTATCTTCACCATGAATGTCTAGAAAGGTTGATACATTGTGACGTGAAGCCTGAAAACATACTCCTAGACAGTGATTTGAGCCAAAAGATCGCCGATTTTGGGTTATCGAAGCTAACTCAGAGAGATAGACTTGCTTCAAT CTCTCAGATTCGAGGAACAAAGGGGTATATGGCCCCGGAGTGGGCTATGAACCTTCGAATCACTGCAAAGGTAGATGTTTACAGTTACGGCGTTGTGATCCTGGAGATAGTGGAGGGCATTCGACTTACAAGTTGGGTGCTGGAGGACAATGAAGAGGAGCAAGAAGCAGAGATCACTAGGTTTGTGAGGGAAGCCAAAAATTAAGTTCAACATGGGAAAGAGTCGTGGATAGATGATGTTGCTGATCCAAGGCTAGAAGGGCAGTTCAGCAGAAAACAAGCAGCAAAGATGGTTGAGATTGGCATTGCCTGTGTGGAGGAAGATAGGAACAAAAGACCAACAATGGATACAGTGATACATACCACAGACTTTGCTAGAATGTGA
- the LOC126799781 gene encoding uncharacterized protein LOC126799781: MKFICILGLLAVAISFNKVNGASPCGKSTPDEEAMNLAPCAIAAQDAKASVSDGCCKQVKRIGANPSCLCAVLLSDTAKYSGVKPEVAITIPKRCNFANRPVGYKCGAYTLP; encoded by the exons ATGAAGTTCATTTGCATTCTGGGATTGCTTGCAGTGGCTATTAGCTTCAACAAGGTTAATGGGGCGAGTCCGTGTGGAAAGTCGACTCCAGATGAGGAGGCAATGAACCTTGCCCCTTGTGCAATTGCTGCACAAGACGCAAAAGCTTCTGTTTCTGATGGTTGTTGCAAGCAAGTGAAGAGAATAGGGGCAAACCCTAGCTGTCTCTGCGCAGTTCTGCTCTCCGACACTGCTAAATACTCCGGTGTGAAGCCTGAAGTCGCCATTACCATTCCTAAACGCTGCAACTTTGCCAACCGCCCAGTCGGTTACAAGTGTGGAG CTTATACCCTTCCATGA
- the LOC126799780 gene encoding uncharacterized protein LOC126799780 has product MEGNKPTDSSSTFTSEPFGSKDSSTSSSGIFGAIFAPPMNSPKVLSRESLRSELTKKKVIDQPMNFNSAQSGDYSNGKGEGQSKQNKDMSSYYHDQRVQQPCHLSSSIYYGGQDIYHHPQNSQDSGSNSSYKKDWTDDDGTACRGNWWQGSLYY; this is encoded by the exons ATGGAGGGAAATAAGCCAACTGACTCGTCTTCCACCTTCACTTCTGAACCGTTTGGTTCCAAAGACTCATCCACCTCTTCATCTGGGATTTTCGGGGCCATTTTCGCGCCTCCCATGAACTCACCTAAG GTGCTAAGCAGGGAATCTCTGCGTTCTGAGCTTACTAAGAAAAAAGTCATTGATCAGCCGATGAACTTCAACTCAGCACAGTCAG GTGATTACTCTAATGGAAAAGGTGAGGGTCAGAGCAAACAGAACAAGGACATGAGTTCCTACTATCATGATCAGAGAGTGCAACAACCATGTCATCTCAGTTCATCAATCTACTATGGTGGGCAAGACATCTATCATCATCCCCAGAATAGCCAGGACTCTGGAAGTAATTCATCG TACAAGAAAGATTGGACCGACGACGATGGCACTGCTTGCAGAGGAAACTGGTGGCAAG GGTCTCTCTATTATTAA
- the LOC126799776 gene encoding probable proteasome inhibitor produces MANDKSVMAVIRAARPSFRNANDKVAFAVHASFVASGFQLLAAGRSAFVENALSSSTEEVGVENWNELEDEYAFVYVNPEKGSKKVLVKCLVIDGALSVDAVADGASQNVHCEFSVGDYVQENEGGNYSSQFKNMDTLVNNLNAQVLSKLDESSAPKPTSSNGTKISGNKPGSGAGSHGVNVGGGNEDLYPGAGSGRYPGGGDDLYPGAGAGNYPNRFPVGGGDLYPGPGAGMPSRGGFDDGSMFVGPNDRRFGGVGQPGFPGFPGGLPGIADPRFGGERPFGVPLGARFDPYGPPGLADFDPDCSRRPQGPGSRTHPALEQPGSGSDFI; encoded by the exons ATGGCAAACGACAAGTCGGTCATGGCGGTCATACGAGCCGCCCGCCCCTCTTTCCGCAACGCCAATGACAAGGTCGCCTTCGCCGTTCATGCTTCCTTCGTTGCCTCCGGCTTCCAATTACTCGCCGCCGGCCGCTCCGCTTTTGTTGAAAACGCCCTCTCCTCCTCAACAG AAGAAGTGGGTGTTGAAAATTGGAATGAGCTTGAGGACGAGTACGCCTTTGTGTACGTGAACCCGGAGAAGGGCTCGAAGAAGGTTCTGGTCAAGTGTCTTGTGATTGATGGAGCACTGAGTGTTGATGCTGTGGCTGATGGGGCTTCTCAGAATGTTCACTGTGAATTTAG TGTTGGGGATTATGTGCAAGAAAATGAGGGAGGTAATTACTCGTCACAGTTTAAGAATATGGACACCTTGGTGAACAATCTCAATGCTCAAGTTTTGTCGAAATTGGACGAGTCTTCTGCACCCAAGCCAACAAG TTCAAACGGCACTAAAATCTCAGGAAATAAGCCCGGCAGTGGTGCTGGATCTCATGG AGTTAATGTTGGCGGTGGTAATGAGGATCTTTATCCTGGGGCTGGTTCTGGAAGGTATCCAGGTGGTGGCGATGATCTTTATCCTGGAGCTGGTGCTGGAAACTATCCTAATAGGTTTCCAGTGGGCGGTGGCGATCTATATCCTGGACCTGGCGCTGGAATGCCTTCCAG GGGTGGATTTGATGATGGAAGCATGTTTGTAG GACCCAATGATCGTAGGTTTGGAGGTGTTGGACAACCTGGGTTTCCAGGGTTTCCTGGGGGACTACC GGGTATTGCTGATCCTCGGTTTGGTGGTGAAAGACCATT TGGTGTCCCACTAGGTGCTCGCTTTGATCCCTACGGGCCGCCTGGTCTTGCTGATTTTGATCCAGATTGTTCAAG GCGCCCACAGGGTCCAGGAAGCAGGACACACCCCGCCTTGGAGCAACCCGGCAGTGGTTCAGACTTCATCTAG